The proteins below are encoded in one region of Candidatus Binatia bacterium:
- a CDS encoding cyclic nucleotide-binding domain-containing protein: MVAWSAVTLFLIEWGSVSVSNCSDTMFLKRVGVDWLPLVFLVNSVLLTATTFVAGRLAVRANQRVLLGITFASLTVVLLVMWTLVTTGAPGAATTLILASKQIEVIASLMFWVVVGGLMTGRQSKRLVALMTAGGTLGTIFGSFSSSTFGKYFGIPSLLLVSAVAFIAAAFATMPLGRSARRPRILRRAGGATIEAADPQSRLVVYWRESALFRVLVCTSFLAGVLGPVLYFEFSLAADMATRFPEGEQRLLSLYGLLRGWINVGVLLLQLVGSAALFRRVGVPMASVLSPAGYMLGLTAISAKFGLPTAMPAMVGTSVVDHTIYEPAQRILSALLPPRMRSSATGIVQGPAKRAGAALGSLLVLLIVTFLNPSHVAALAFPVAAAWTMMTWWLWVNYPNLLLDAASVRRSENGDGESLQALLDPTTLRTLQQNLEGEDVNLCRAACGLLSDAPSGIAIEALARAIARGTSQRPLLLEAFDRVLAGAGADVPQSGPAVASVVRILTDSSGLGPVDHGKLLQYLGRAQPYPRLVDAVRDRIQAARNSSAHAAAVRIAADVAAARLGFDNASMDAFDDTVAAALEGGDPECRVIALAELRYELMRGDDGDPTWLRRLDLLLANLTTSAPANPADPEREQNACGCPRAVEALADIAVTHQQAVAAKAQQALDLADDPDPSVRTAVLRLIGNAGLSDHALLLAQRLSSRVPVEAQAARRALETLGPVAVHAMLHALRHGGRRGRAVVPQMLKEIRPDGALLTMLIDREIDVCRGLLVVLGSLEANGISRLVLQRLRERIDESSRVVLELLAALRDDDRIASLCRSLGRAWNVRDRAVLLEALEALLPPAERNRILPLLEEHGVQRLATRAAEALGRRMPSLEEAVAQALASRDPLTTSLLAATINRGLLTSVAPALDVDAALRVFSPKRRVAVHHDAVVTEAPEEEIAEMPMLNPVETMLHLRALDLFEGLATVQLSELARVVSEVVVKDGVAIVTEGELDDNMYFIVEGNVHILRDAELVAELGPRDFFGEMAAFDGETRSATATAVGEVRLLSLARIDLFEVMEDQPAIGIGICQTLAKRLRNMLSERSHETPRGSSGAPGGYVEPPHEPAKTPPE, translated from the coding sequence GTGGTCGCCTGGTCGGCCGTCACCCTGTTCCTGATCGAGTGGGGCTCGGTCTCGGTCTCCAACTGCTCCGACACGATGTTCCTCAAGCGGGTCGGCGTAGATTGGCTGCCGCTGGTCTTCCTCGTCAATTCGGTGCTGCTGACCGCGACGACGTTCGTCGCCGGCCGCCTCGCGGTGCGCGCCAACCAGCGGGTGCTGCTCGGCATCACGTTCGCGTCGCTTACGGTCGTCCTGCTCGTGATGTGGACGCTGGTGACGACCGGCGCTCCCGGTGCCGCGACGACGCTGATCCTGGCATCCAAGCAGATCGAGGTCATTGCATCCCTGATGTTCTGGGTCGTCGTCGGCGGGCTGATGACGGGACGCCAGAGCAAGCGCCTGGTTGCGCTGATGACGGCGGGCGGCACCCTCGGCACGATCTTCGGCAGCTTCTCGTCGTCGACGTTCGGCAAATACTTCGGCATTCCGTCGCTGCTGCTGGTTTCGGCCGTCGCGTTCATCGCGGCGGCATTCGCGACGATGCCGCTCGGCCGCAGCGCGAGGAGACCGCGCATCCTGCGTCGTGCCGGCGGCGCGACGATCGAAGCGGCGGATCCGCAGTCGCGGCTTGTCGTCTACTGGCGCGAGAGCGCGCTGTTTCGCGTCCTCGTCTGCACGTCGTTCCTCGCAGGCGTGCTCGGGCCGGTGCTGTACTTCGAGTTTTCACTGGCGGCCGACATGGCCACTCGCTTCCCGGAAGGCGAACAGCGCCTGCTGAGCCTTTACGGGCTGCTGCGCGGATGGATCAACGTCGGCGTGCTGCTGCTCCAGCTCGTCGGCAGCGCCGCGCTGTTTCGCCGCGTCGGCGTGCCGATGGCCTCCGTGTTGTCGCCCGCCGGCTACATGCTCGGCCTCACGGCGATTTCGGCCAAGTTCGGGCTGCCGACCGCGATGCCCGCGATGGTGGGCACCAGCGTCGTCGACCACACGATCTACGAGCCTGCCCAGCGCATCCTGAGCGCGCTGCTGCCGCCGCGCATGCGATCGTCCGCGACCGGAATCGTCCAGGGGCCGGCAAAAAGGGCAGGTGCGGCGCTCGGCAGCCTTCTCGTGCTGCTGATCGTCACGTTCCTCAATCCCTCACACGTGGCCGCGCTGGCGTTCCCGGTCGCGGCCGCATGGACGATGATGACGTGGTGGCTGTGGGTGAACTACCCGAATCTCCTGCTCGATGCCGCCAGCGTGCGTCGCAGCGAGAATGGTGACGGCGAGTCGCTTCAGGCGCTGCTCGATCCGACGACGCTGCGCACGCTGCAGCAGAATCTCGAAGGCGAGGACGTCAATCTGTGCCGGGCGGCGTGCGGCCTTCTCTCGGACGCGCCGTCGGGGATCGCGATCGAGGCGCTGGCGCGGGCGATCGCCAGGGGCACCTCGCAACGACCGCTGCTGCTCGAGGCTTTCGACCGCGTCCTCGCCGGAGCCGGCGCCGACGTGCCGCAGAGCGGCCCCGCCGTCGCAAGCGTCGTGCGGATTCTCACCGATTCTTCCGGCCTCGGGCCCGTCGACCACGGAAAGTTGCTGCAGTACCTCGGGCGCGCGCAGCCCTACCCCAGGCTCGTCGATGCGGTCCGCGATCGTATCCAGGCAGCGCGCAACAGTTCCGCGCATGCCGCGGCTGTGCGCATTGCTGCCGACGTAGCGGCCGCGCGGCTCGGCTTCGACAACGCCTCGATGGACGCTTTCGACGATACCGTCGCCGCGGCGCTCGAAGGCGGAGACCCCGAATGCCGGGTGATCGCGCTGGCCGAGCTTCGCTATGAGCTGATGCGTGGCGACGACGGCGATCCCACGTGGCTGCGTCGCCTCGACCTGCTGCTCGCCAACCTCACCACTTCAGCCCCGGCGAATCCTGCCGACCCGGAGAGGGAGCAGAATGCGTGCGGCTGTCCGCGGGCCGTCGAAGCCCTGGCCGACATCGCGGTCACTCACCAGCAGGCGGTCGCGGCCAAGGCGCAGCAGGCTCTCGACCTGGCCGACGATCCCGATCCTTCCGTGCGCACGGCGGTGCTGCGCCTGATCGGCAATGCCGGATTGTCCGACCACGCGCTGCTGCTCGCGCAGAGGCTCTCGTCTCGCGTGCCTGTCGAGGCACAAGCCGCGCGCCGCGCGCTGGAGACGCTTGGTCCGGTGGCGGTGCACGCGATGCTCCATGCGCTGCGTCACGGAGGCCGTCGCGGGCGTGCCGTCGTGCCTCAGATGCTGAAGGAGATCCGTCCGGACGGTGCGCTTCTGACGATGCTGATCGATCGCGAGATCGACGTCTGCCGCGGGCTGCTGGTCGTGCTCGGTTCTCTCGAGGCCAACGGGATATCGCGGCTGGTGCTGCAACGCCTGCGCGAACGCATCGACGAAAGCTCGCGAGTGGTCCTCGAGCTGCTCGCGGCGCTGCGCGACGACGATCGCATCGCCAGCCTCTGCCGCTCCCTCGGCCGCGCCTGGAACGTACGCGACCGCGCCGTGCTGCTCGAGGCGCTCGAGGCGCTGCTGCCGCCCGCCGAGCGCAACCGCATCCTGCCGCTGCTCGAGGAGCACGGCGTTCAGCGCCTGGCCACCCGCGCCGCCGAGGCCCTCGGCCGGCGCATGCCCTCGCTCGAAGAAGCCGTCGCCCAGGCGCTGGCTTCGCGGGACCCGCTGACCACCTCGCTTCTGGCCGCGACGATAAACAGAGGCCTGCTCACCAGCGTGGCTCCGGCTCTGGACGTGGATGCGGCGTTGCGCGTATTTTCCCCGAAGCGCCGCGTCGCCGTTCATCACGACGCGGTCGTGACCGAAGCACCCGAAGAGGAAATTGCCGAAATGCCGATGCTCAACCCCGTCGAGACGATGCTTCACCTTCGCGCTCTCGACCTGTTCGAGGGGCTTGCCACGGTACAGCTTTCCGAGCTTGCCCGAGTCGTCAGCGAGGTCGTCGTCAAGGACGGCGTGGCGATCGTCACCGAGGGAGAGCTCGACGACAACATGTACTTCATCGTCGAGGGCAACGTGCACATCCTGAGGGACGCCGAGTTGGTCGCCGAGCTCGGTCCCCGCGACTTCTTCGGGGAAATGGCGGCCTTCGACGGCGAGACGCGCTCGGCAACGGCAACGGCTGTCGGCGAGGTGCGCCTGCTGAGCCTTGCCCGCATCGATCTGTTCGAAGTGATGGAGGACCAGCCTGCCATCGGCATCGGCATCTGCCAGACGCTGGCCAAGCGCTTGCGCAACATGCTGAGCGAGCGCTCGCACGAGACGCCGCGTGGGTCGTCGGGTGCTCCGGGAGGCTACGTCGAGCCGCCGCACGAGCCGGCCAAGACTCCTCCCGAGTAA
- a CDS encoding PEP/pyruvate-binding domain-containing protein, producing the protein MRPISPKLFFLLLTVPIALAGAAPARAMRPPELPAAEAAALKRDFQASLSKLKGPYSENFCVCKNGDKRPVRDAAGRITSPCGHDEVFCAAFRAPLAESLSQHRVWIANIFSRDLWLWPQISDHRDLVCGYILEKYFVETNPANKLAELKAFGGLSGAEYETGAAPQFFEKFLAEPGFDDSRDFPLAYELQRRYFLRDDLGQVQKVRAMSVRVQDMDAKFKPLRDAIHNQLSAGLVPQVAAYRDKLPQGAERTQIEQVIVELSRLTRLDEQTLKEQLAALSDAKLKADFTAKLPAPDGDPVAAMAALGAFMRDARRAVAAKSVTIPDARRLIDLDITAAAVMQARGNALLADQAKLTARQSLQLLSALTDAAYGCGLLVHREHEAAQKVLAKMLADASPTREEFARNLRLAGRIVEWAQVNATLPYAQVWAQWTLLMPQIAGIGDDVLRSSPLLLYAKVYGRLDTFASGAGVRHHDLFGTDVTNDVRVLNPGLAVGKLRFTPKDDAYQRNEIVALNETPADLEPAAGILTEGEGNVLSHVQLLARSLGIPNVVLGPDAFALMKPHDGETTFMVATPGGRVIIKPKAQMTEVENAAWSDYTGNDTRKSEISGFGAGLAKLHIDTAKVDLTKRLPIDLNDIRRSDSGRICGPKAAFLGELKHLFPDKVARGIVVPFGAYRDHYLRIPVAVPDSLKNAGIATPGGHLSEYVETTFHQFFDQMLPAAKDPKSLSTWISPRLDVIRYSIEAAPLSPELRAAIRDGLDKDGLLKGPNKTDTVGCFVRSDTNVEDLDSFNGAGLNLTVFNMGSLEDIYTALKQVWASPFELRSFSWRQSLIDEPLWVLPSVVILESVPNDKSGVLVTCDVETGDRSKMIVATSEGPGGAVDGTSAETLRWSPDGVDLLTLYKSPWKNALIPGGGSRIVPSSGRDEVLAPKELDDIIAAGKAIDAQLTPARDSMGRPRAWDIEFGFHDGHLWLFQSRPFIGNESVKNVPALAVLDGPGGKAAGGKDELSLKTVLQ; encoded by the coding sequence ATGAGACCGATTTCCCCGAAGCTCTTCTTCCTCCTGCTGACAGTGCCGATCGCGCTTGCCGGTGCGGCTCCGGCGAGGGCCATGCGCCCGCCCGAGCTTCCTGCCGCCGAGGCGGCAGCCCTCAAGCGCGACTTCCAGGCTTCGTTGTCCAAGCTGAAGGGGCCTTACTCGGAGAATTTCTGCGTCTGCAAAAACGGCGACAAGCGACCCGTTCGCGACGCAGCCGGCAGAATCACGAGCCCTTGCGGGCACGACGAGGTGTTCTGTGCGGCGTTTCGTGCGCCGCTGGCCGAATCGCTGTCCCAGCACCGCGTCTGGATCGCGAACATCTTCTCGCGCGACCTGTGGCTGTGGCCGCAGATCTCCGATCACCGCGACCTCGTGTGCGGCTACATCCTCGAAAAGTATTTCGTCGAGACCAACCCCGCGAACAAGCTGGCCGAGCTGAAGGCTTTCGGCGGGCTCTCCGGAGCCGAGTACGAAACCGGGGCGGCGCCTCAGTTCTTCGAGAAATTCCTGGCCGAGCCCGGCTTCGACGACAGCCGCGACTTCCCGCTCGCCTACGAATTGCAGCGTCGCTATTTCCTGCGCGACGACCTCGGCCAGGTGCAGAAGGTGCGCGCGATGTCGGTGCGAGTCCAGGATATGGACGCGAAGTTCAAGCCGCTTCGTGACGCTATTCACAACCAGCTTTCGGCAGGCCTCGTCCCGCAGGTCGCCGCGTACCGCGACAAGCTTCCGCAGGGCGCCGAGCGGACGCAGATCGAGCAGGTCATCGTCGAGCTGAGCCGCCTGACGCGTCTCGACGAGCAGACGCTGAAAGAACAGCTCGCGGCGCTGTCGGATGCCAAGCTGAAAGCCGATTTTACGGCCAAGCTTCCGGCGCCGGACGGCGATCCGGTCGCGGCAATGGCCGCGCTCGGGGCGTTCATGCGCGACGCGCGACGCGCGGTGGCGGCAAAATCGGTGACGATCCCCGACGCGCGCCGCCTGATCGACCTCGACATCACCGCAGCGGCGGTCATGCAGGCGCGAGGCAACGCGCTGCTGGCCGACCAGGCAAAGCTCACCGCCAGGCAGAGCCTGCAGCTCCTTTCCGCGCTCACCGATGCCGCGTACGGTTGCGGACTGCTCGTGCATCGCGAGCACGAAGCGGCCCAGAAGGTGCTCGCGAAGATGCTCGCCGATGCGAGCCCGACTCGCGAAGAGTTCGCGCGCAACCTGCGCCTGGCCGGTCGCATCGTCGAATGGGCCCAGGTCAATGCGACGCTGCCGTATGCGCAGGTGTGGGCGCAGTGGACATTGCTGATGCCCCAGATTGCCGGCATCGGCGACGACGTTTTGCGCAGCAGCCCGCTGCTGCTTTACGCGAAGGTCTACGGCCGCCTCGACACCTTCGCGAGCGGCGCCGGGGTGCGGCACCACGACCTGTTCGGCACCGACGTCACCAACGACGTGCGCGTGCTCAATCCCGGTCTGGCCGTGGGGAAGCTTCGCTTCACGCCGAAAGACGACGCTTACCAGCGCAACGAGATCGTCGCGCTCAACGAGACTCCCGCCGACCTCGAACCCGCGGCCGGCATCCTGACCGAAGGCGAGGGCAACGTGCTCTCGCACGTGCAGCTTCTTGCCCGCTCCCTCGGCATTCCCAACGTCGTGCTCGGCCCCGACGCGTTCGCGCTGATGAAACCCCACGACGGCGAGACGACGTTCATGGTGGCCACACCCGGTGGCCGCGTGATCATCAAGCCGAAGGCGCAGATGACGGAAGTCGAAAACGCTGCGTGGTCCGACTACACGGGCAACGACACGCGAAAGAGCGAGATCAGCGGCTTCGGCGCCGGGCTGGCCAAGCTGCACATCGACACCGCCAAGGTCGATCTCACCAAGCGGCTGCCGATCGACCTCAACGACATCCGCCGCAGCGACTCGGGCCGCATCTGCGGGCCGAAAGCTGCGTTCCTCGGCGAGCTCAAGCACTTGTTCCCGGACAAGGTCGCGCGCGGCATCGTCGTGCCTTTCGGTGCCTATCGCGACCACTACCTGCGCATTCCGGTCGCGGTGCCCGACTCGCTGAAGAACGCCGGTATCGCGACGCCGGGAGGACATCTGTCGGAGTACGTCGAGACGACCTTCCATCAGTTCTTCGACCAGATGCTCCCGGCGGCCAAGGATCCGAAGTCCCTCTCCACGTGGATTTCGCCGCGCCTGGACGTGATCCGCTACTCGATCGAGGCAGCGCCGCTGTCGCCCGAGCTGCGCGCGGCGATCCGCGATGGTCTCGACAAGGACGGCCTGCTCAAGGGGCCGAACAAGACCGACACGGTGGGCTGCTTCGTGCGCAGCGACACCAACGTCGAGGACCTCGACAGCTTCAACGGCGCCGGCCTGAACCTGACCGTCTTCAACATGGGATCGCTCGAGGACATCTACACGGCGCTCAAGCAGGTGTGGGCTTCCCCGTTCGAGCTGCGCTCGTTCTCGTGGCGGCAGTCGCTGATCGACGAGCCGCTGTGGGTGCTGCCGTCGGTCGTGATCCTGGAGTCCGTGCCGAACGACAAATCCGGAGTGCTGGTCACCTGCGACGTCGAGACCGGTGACCGCAGCAAGATGATCGTCGCCACTTCCGAGGGCCCCGGCGGCGCCGTCGACGGCACTTCGGCCGAGACGCTGCGCTGGTCGCCCGACGGCGTCGACCTCCTGACGCTCTACAAGTCGCCGTGGAAGAACGCGCTGATTCCCGGCGGCGGAAGCCGCATCGTCCCGTCGAGCGGGAGGGACGAAGTGCTTGCGCCCAAAGAGCTCGACGACATCATCGCCGCCGGCAAGGCCATCGACGCCCAGCTCACGCCTGCCCGCGATTCGATGGGCAGGCCGCGCGCCTGGGACATCGAGTTCGGCTTCCACGACGGCCATCTCTGGCTCTTCCAGTCGAGGCCGTTCATCGGCAACGAGAGCGTGAAGAACGTGCCCGCGCTGGCCGTGCTCGACGGTCCCGGCGGCAAGGCGGCAGGTGGCAAGGACGAGCTGTCGCTCAAGACGGTGCTGCAGTGA
- a CDS encoding serine hydrolase has translation MRRRCGRTCAGLPLALALYTPALAATLPGAPATAGSGPRQPPDPAAARAYVESIRPAPALQAFLDHAVADLENTDPALRRARPRVAVIDLTGAVPLLAQVRGDEKVYPASTVKFVYLMAAYAWQERGRLTIDPELDTELSQMIRESSNGATQKVFARLTDTEPGPELDAAAYAQFRDRRLEVERWLQTLGIHDLHAVSPTYDGDGDLFGRDRQFLRDRSVKGGLEAPSRPLGSGRATGGDEFPNRQAMTASGTARLLALLATDRALTATDSATVRQRMKRDVREQPHLVHRIAGGAAAIPGAEAYSKSGTWGPIYSDAGIVRDASGKEFVIAVFTESSPPYRGEAIAQLTRRTAEHIFGAGAAPNGGPT, from the coding sequence ATGAGACGCCGATGCGGGCGCACCTGCGCAGGGCTTCCTCTCGCCCTCGCTCTTTACACCCCGGCGCTCGCCGCTACACTCCCGGGCGCACCTGCGACGGCCGGCTCGGGACCGCGACAGCCTCCGGATCCCGCCGCAGCCCGTGCTTACGTCGAATCCATCCGCCCGGCGCCGGCGCTCCAGGCCTTTCTCGATCACGCCGTCGCCGATCTGGAGAACACCGACCCGGCGCTGCGAAGGGCCCGGCCCCGCGTCGCGGTGATCGACCTCACAGGCGCTGTCCCGCTTCTTGCCCAGGTGCGCGGCGACGAGAAGGTCTACCCGGCGAGCACTGTAAAGTTCGTCTACCTGATGGCAGCATACGCGTGGCAGGAACGGGGACGGCTGACCATCGACCCGGAGCTGGATACCGAGCTGTCCCAGATGATTCGCGAGAGCAGCAACGGCGCGACCCAGAAAGTGTTCGCGAGACTGACGGACACCGAGCCGGGACCCGAGCTCGACGCCGCGGCGTATGCGCAATTCCGCGATCGCCGCCTCGAGGTCGAGCGCTGGCTGCAGACGCTCGGGATCCACGACCTTCATGCCGTCAGTCCGACCTACGACGGCGACGGCGATCTTTTCGGCCGTGACCGCCAGTTCCTGCGCGACCGCAGCGTAAAAGGAGGCCTCGAAGCCCCATCGCGGCCGCTGGGCAGCGGGCGCGCTACAGGCGGAGACGAGTTCCCGAACCGCCAGGCCATGACGGCAAGCGGAACCGCACGACTGCTCGCCCTGCTCGCGACCGACAGGGCGCTCACTGCGACGGACTCCGCCACGGTGCGCCAGCGCATGAAGCGCGATGTGCGCGAGCAGCCGCACCTGGTCCACCGCATTGCCGGCGGTGCAGCGGCCATCCCCGGTGCCGAGGCATATTCGAAGAGTGGAACCTGGGGACCGATCTATTCCGACGCGGGCATCGTTCGAGACGCGTCGGGAAAAGAGTTCGTGATCGCCGTCTTCACCGAGTCCTCTCCGCCGTATCGCGGGGAGGCCATCGCCCAGCTCACGCGCCGCACCGCCGAGCATATTTTCGGCGCGGGCGCAGCGCCCAACGGAGGACCTACGTGA
- a CDS encoding M15 family metallopeptidase, whose translation MFELPHCRSILRAADQHGAGRIARAAFAPLVACSVAMTALACAAHREVPAGNAAATSSVAAEATPTQGPAPAAPVSSAAQAGLPVATRVLDTGQTIAGEALAYPKSALPQVTSQIVTILPGQTTGWHRHGVPTFGYVLSGHLEVEYESKLGRRVLGPGDSLMEAMHVAHDATNLAAEPVRILVVFMGAQGRPTVLRADPPAMPAGIGGTRTADLVDLASVDPRLRFDIRYAGAGNFTGRPVYTSARAFLEKPAAEALRRANDRARKEGFGLLVLDAYRPWSVTRMFWDNYPMHRAYLADPLQGSRHNRGCAVDLTLFDLHTGAEVKMPSAYDDFSEKAHPSYAEGSAAERAARDRLRAIMEAEGFSVYENEWWHFDYRGWQEYPVLDFSFDEVARSASRRGAP comes from the coding sequence ATGTTCGAATTGCCACATTGCCGCAGCATCCTCCGCGCTGCAGATCAGCACGGCGCCGGGCGCATTGCACGCGCGGCCTTCGCACCGCTCGTCGCCTGCTCGGTCGCGATGACGGCGCTTGCCTGCGCCGCGCACCGCGAAGTGCCGGCCGGCAACGCCGCAGCGACGTCTTCCGTCGCAGCCGAAGCAACCCCGACGCAAGGGCCGGCGCCTGCCGCGCCGGTTTCGAGCGCTGCGCAGGCGGGCCTTCCCGTTGCAACGCGAGTGCTCGATACCGGACAGACGATTGCCGGCGAAGCGCTGGCCTATCCGAAGAGTGCCCTTCCCCAGGTCACATCACAGATCGTGACGATCCTGCCGGGCCAGACGACGGGGTGGCACCGGCACGGGGTGCCAACCTTCGGCTACGTGCTGTCGGGACACCTCGAGGTCGAGTACGAGAGCAAACTCGGGCGCCGGGTGCTCGGACCCGGCGACAGCCTGATGGAGGCGATGCACGTCGCGCACGACGCGACCAACCTCGCCGCCGAGCCGGTTCGCATCCTCGTCGTGTTCATGGGCGCTCAGGGCAGACCGACCGTGCTGCGCGCCGATCCTCCAGCCATGCCCGCGGGGATCGGCGGCACCCGCACCGCCGATCTCGTCGACCTTGCGTCCGTGGACCCTCGCCTTCGCTTCGACATCCGCTACGCCGGCGCAGGCAACTTCACGGGTCGGCCCGTGTATACGAGCGCTCGCGCGTTCCTCGAAAAACCTGCAGCCGAAGCGCTCCGGCGCGCCAACGACCGCGCGCGCAAGGAAGGCTTCGGGCTTCTCGTGCTCGATGCGTACCGGCCGTGGTCGGTGACGCGGATGTTCTGGGACAACTACCCGATGCACCGCGCGTACCTCGCCGACCCGTTGCAGGGTTCACGCCACAACCGCGGCTGCGCCGTCGACCTCACGCTGTTCGACTTGCACACGGGCGCCGAAGTGAAGATGCCGAGCGCCTACGACGATTTCAGCGAAAAGGCCCACCCTTCGTACGCGGAAGGAAGCGCAGCCGAGCGTGCCGCGCGTGACCGGTTGCGCGCGATCATGGAAGCCGAAGGATTCAGCGTCTACGAGAACGAATGGTGGCACTTCGACTACCGGGGTTGGCAGGAATACCCGGTGCTCGATTTTTCCTTCGACGAAGTCGCCAGGTCCGCGTCCCGCCGCGGCGCCCCCTGA